The Synechococcus sp. WH 8101 sequence TGGAAGGGGGGATAGCGCTGCTCGAGCATCTCGGCACCACCGGGAAGCCGGCGGAAGCGTTCGATGCACAGGGCCATCGCTTCACTGTCGAGGAAGTTGTCAACCAGATCGGCGATGCTGTCGAGCCCACCGCCTGTTTTGGCCAGGTCGCGAAGGATGGTGAGGTTGCGCACGGAGCGCAGCAATTCACGGGCTTGGCTCATGACGCTCCATTGGCGATGGGAAAGTGCCGCTGTGATTCTGAAGGCTCAGTTGCACCACGGATAAATCGATGCCATCACCGTCATCGATCGCATGCATCTGTCGGTGCACACCGCCGAAAACCCACTGCCGCAACCTCAGCGGCAAGCTCGGCTTCAAGGGCGCCGAACTGGTCCGTTACGCCACGCTCCAAAGCCTGCAGGCTCACGCCTGATTGCTGGGGCCGGTTCGCCTCCATGCCTCCCAGACGGCGTACTGTTCCGATGCATGGCTTCATTCCGTGATGGCCGAGGCCGATGTGCGCTGGTTGCAGCGTCTCGACAACTATGGGCGGGCCTTGGCCACCCTCAGCAGAGCTCTGGCCATCGCCGAGCAACGCCCGCTGAGCGAACTGGAGGAGCAGGGGCTTATCCAAGCGTTTGAATTCACCCACGAGCTCAGTTGGTTGCTGCTCAAGGATTTCCTGGTGCATCAAGGGGTGAGTGGCATCAGCGGATCCCGCGATGCGGTGCGGGAGGCGGTGCTGCGAGAGCTGTTGCCGGCGGGGTCGGAGGTCACCTGGATGGCGATGATTCGCAGTCGCAATCTCACCAGCCACACCTACAACCCTGCGCTCGCTCATGAGATCGCCGCGTTGATTCAGGAGCGGTATGCGGCAGCCCTGTTCAATCTGCAGCAGTGCATGCTGGAGCGCGCCGGATCCCAGCGCTGACCATGGCGTCCATCCCTGGCTTACCCGAGAGCGACAGCGACATAGTGCTGCGCTGCATCGAGGCCCACCCGGCGGTGCAGCGCGTCGTCCTGTATGGCTCGCGCGCTCTGGGGCGTCAACGCTCTGGGTCTGATGTGGATCTTTGCCTGGTGGCACCCACCATGACGCTGGCGGAACTGCTGGAACTCGGCGGTGAACTCGATGATCTGCTGTTGCCCTGGCGGATCGATCTGCAACTCCTGCATTTGATTCACCATCCCCCGCTGCTTGATCACCTTCAGCGCGCCGGCCGTGTGATCTGGCAGCGGCAGGGTTAACCCCTCAGAACACCTCAGTCGATGTCGCCGTAGTCCTCAGCCAGCCCATCACGGTTGTTCTGGGCTGACGCGATAGCGCGGGCGCACCGCTTGCAGCAGCGGCAACACCAGCAGACACACCATCGCCATCAGCAGCCACAACAGCAGACCGTGCCCCTGGTGGTCGAGCAGGGCACCGGCCAGCAGCGGTGCGCCCGTGGCACTGATGGCGAAGCACTGGGAAAACAGGGCCATCGCCAGGCCCCGATGTTGAAGGGGCGTTTCTTCCACCATCGCTTCCGCCGCTGTGGGCAGAAACGCGGCTTCGGCGAAGGCCATCGGCAGCACCGCCAGCACGATCAAGCCAACGCCGCCAGTCCAGAGAGCGGAGCCGGCTAGCAGCACACAGCCGCCGCTGAAACTCACCAGCCCCACCCCCAGCCCAAACCGCAGACTGTGTTGGGCGACCCAGTTGCCCACCGGCCATTGCAGCAGCACCAGCAACCCCAGCTGCAGCGCAATCAGCCCCCCACTCCAGGCTTCGCTGAGCGCTGGCCGATCCAGACCGCCGCGCACCAGGTCGAGGGGGAGGGCGCTCTGCAGCAGGGCAATCATGCCGGTGGCCACGATGCTCACCGCCAGCACGGGCAACAGGGGAAGCAGCCAGCTGCCGTGGCCGCTTGCCCCATCCCGGTCAGTCAAGCCTCCCGGCCTCGTTCCCTGCCTCGGATTCAGCAGCGCCTCCCGACCATCCGGCAGGGGTCGCCAGATCAGCACCAGCAGCATGCTCAGCACGGCCGTGGCCTCCACCAGAAACACGCCACGAATCAGGCCCAGGCCGGCGAGCACCGCACCGATCAGGGCTCCCATCGCGACGCCGAGGGCATCGGCGCTACGGGCTAAGGCGTAGCCGCGGCTGGAAGGAAAGGAGCCGGTGCTCAGGGGCACGGCCAGTTCGATCGCGGGGAAGTACAGGCCAGCGGCGATGCCGATCAACAGCTGGCCGATCACATAGCCCTGGAAGGTCTGGGCCTGCAGCAGCACCAGATCAGCCGCCAGGGCCAGGAGCGCCGCCGCCCGTACGGGCCAGGAGCAGCGGAGGCCCCGATCGAGCAGGAGTCCGCAAAGCAACCGCGCCACCGTGCCGATCAGGGCCGATGCCGCCAACCCCTGCCCCACCTGACTGGCGGACAGGTTCACCTGGTGAAAAATGATCGGGGTCATGTAGATCACCCCACCGGCTCCAAGCGAGGCAAGCCAGCGGATGACGGCCAACTCCTGCAGGGCTGCGGGAAACTGGTGCCACCAGTGCAGTGGTCTGGGCCTTGCGACGACAACGCTCAACAGGACGGCCCCCGTCGTGGCGGGTGGGAATGGGTCTGGTCGTCAGTCTGCTGGTCGCCGCCAGCCCACTGCGGCCGCTGCGGGCGGCCGAACAGCTGCAGGTGCAGCTCGATGGCATGGTTATCCCTCTGCAGATCGATGAGCTGGTGGCCTGGGGACGCTCCGGCGGCGTCAGCAACTCCGAACTGGGCATTTGGCTGAATCTGCTCGAGCCCGACAGCCGTGAAGGGGTGCTGGAGCTGTTGCGCGCCCCACTGATCAACGATCGGAGCATGGCGCGGCAATTGCTCGGCAGCTGGGCCGGACGTCGCCTGCTCGATGAGGTGGCCGACATTGTGCGCGTCGATGACGACAGCGCCGGCGACACCCTGCTGAACACCTTGGAGAGTCTGCTCAATCGCCAGGAGCAGGTGTCGAGCTTGGATCTCTTGGAGGCCCTGCCGGCCAGTCATGTGCGGCTGGACCTGGATGCCCTGTTGCAGGCGGCCGGTCATTGGCGTCAGCAGCTGCAACGCCAGCAGCAGCTTGTGCGCCGCCTCGCTGGAGAGGCGCGTGACCAGGCGGCGGCGTCGCCAGCGCTGGCTGCTTCCAGTGCGGATTCCAGTGCGGCGCTCGTAGCCCGTGAGCCCGAGATCCAGTTGCTGCCGGTGAACCACCGCGAGCGTCCTCTGCGTCTGCAGCTTTGGCGGCCCCAGCCGGGAGCGCCCGCCCACAGCACCTGGCTGGTGTGGATGCCGGGGTTGGGGGGCAGTCCGGATCACTTCCGCTGGTTGGGTCGGGCACTGAGTCGCCGCGGTTGGTCGGTGCTTGTGCTCGAGCATCCGGGTAGTGATGCCGAAGCGGTGAAGGCCCTGCTCGATGGCCGTCGGCCGCCGCCGGGTGCTGAGGTGATCCCCGACCGTCTGCGCGATCTGGAGGCCGTGCTGGCGGCCCGCCGCAGCGGCACGATTGCCCTGCCCGGTGAGCAGCTTGTGCTCGGTGGCCATTCCCTCGGCGCACTGACGGCGTTGCTGGGGGCGGGAGCCCGGCCCCGGAGCGGCCTGGACCGGCGCTGTGCCACCGCTCTCGATGACCTCCCCCTCAGCAACCTGTCTCGCCTGCTGCAGTGCCAGCTCACTGAGGTGGCGTTGCCGTCGCCCCCTGCCGAGACGACGCCACCAGCGGATCTGGTGGGTCTGATCGGCATGAACAGCTTCGGCAGCTTGCTCTGGCCCCGGAACCGGCCTCTGCAGCTGCCCGTTCCCGTGCTCTTCAGTGGTGGCAGCCTGGATCTGATCACCCCGCCCCAGAGTGAACAGCTGGGCCTGATGCTGGCGCTGGCGCCCCATCCGGCCAGCCGTGCCGTGGTTGTTGACGGTGCCAGCCACTTCTCGCCGGTGCGGGTGGAAGGACAGGCGGGTGAGGGCCAGGGGGAGGATCTGTTCCGGCTTGGCAAGGAGCTGGTGGGCGTCCAGCCCCTGCAGGTGCAGGCCCTTTTGGAAGACGAAATCGTGGTGTTTCTTGAGCAGCTCGAGGGCTCCCGCCCAGAGGCGGCGGCAGCACAGACCAGCACCCTGCATCGCCGGATCGGCGATCTGCAGCTGCACCGACTCAACCCGGAGGCTGCCTCGCGCCTGCTGGTTGAGTAGGCCCGTTGGGTCTCAGTAGCGCACCCTGGGATCGAGCAGGGCTACCAGCAGATCCACGAGCACGCTCACCATCACCACCAGCGCCGCCACCACCACCACAATTCCCTGCACCACCGGGTAATCGCGCTGGTTGATGCTTTCCTGCAGCCGCAGGGCGATTCCAGGCCAGGAAAAGGTCACCTCGATCAGCAAGGCGCCGCCGATCAGGGACGCCACCGTGATCCCGGCGATGGTGAGCACAGGCAGCAGGGCATTGGGGAGGGCGTGACGCAGCACCACCTGGGTTTCGCTCAGGCCGCGGCTCCTGGCTGCCTCCACATAATCCGATCGCAACGCCCGGCGCAGGTTGAGGCGCAGAGCGTTAGTGAAAATGCCGCTGAGCAGCAAGCCGAGGGTGCAGGCGGGCAGCACCAGGTGTCGTAAGGCCCCCTGCAGGGCGGGCCAGTCGCCGCTGCGCAGGCTGTCGAGAATCAGGAAGCCGCTGCCATCGGGGGGCACCAGGCTGGGGGGGAAACGCCCGCCCACCGGCAGCCAGCCGAGGATCACCGCAAACAGCAGTTGCACCAGCATCGCCACCCAGAAGGGCGGCAGGGCGTAGGTGCCGATGCCGTAGAAGCGACCGGCCAGGTCGAGCTTGCCCTCGGGGCGGGCGATGCCGCTGAAGCCCACCGCCAGGCCGCTCAGCGCTGCCACCAGCAGGGCCGTGAGGCTCAGCTCCAGGCTGGCGGGCAGAGCATGGCGGATGATCTCCCCCACCGGCTCCTGGTTGATCAGGGCCCGGCCCAGGTCGCCGTGGAGCAGGCCGTTGAGAAAGTCGAGATATTGATGCGAGAGGGGTTGGTCGAGGCCGAGACGCTCGCGCAGCAGCGCCTTGGCCGCCGCCGGTGCCCGGCTGCCGAGCACCGCATCCACCGGATCCCCCGGAGCGACCCGCAACAGCAGAAACACCAGACTGGCGATCAGCCAGAGCATCACCGGCGCCAGGGCGAGGCGGGTGGCGCTGTAACGCAGCAGCTCACGAGCCCGCGCCATCAGTGCTGGCTCCGCAGGCGGGCCAGATCCAATAAGCCGCTGCCATCAAAGCGCGGAGATGCCATGTGGGTCTGGGCCCAGGCCTTCGGGGTCACCAGCCACACCGGCAGATAGGCGGC is a genomic window containing:
- a CDS encoding nucleotidyltransferase substrate binding protein, whose product is MAEADVRWLQRLDNYGRALATLSRALAIAEQRPLSELEEQGLIQAFEFTHELSWLLLKDFLVHQGVSGISGSRDAVREAVLRELLPAGSEVTWMAMIRSRNLTSHTYNPALAHEIAALIQERYAAALFNLQQCMLERAGSQR
- a CDS encoding nucleotidyltransferase domain-containing protein, encoding MASIPGLPESDSDIVLRCIEAHPAVQRVVLYGSRALGRQRSGSDVDLCLVAPTMTLAELLELGGELDDLLLPWRIDLQLLHLIHHPPLLDHLQRAGRVIWQRQG
- a CDS encoding MFS transporter; the protein is MTPIIFHQVNLSASQVGQGLAASALIGTVARLLCGLLLDRGLRCSWPVRAAALLALAADLVLLQAQTFQGYVIGQLLIGIAAGLYFPAIELAVPLSTGSFPSSRGYALARSADALGVAMGALIGAVLAGLGLIRGVFLVEATAVLSMLLVLIWRPLPDGREALLNPRQGTRPGGLTDRDGASGHGSWLLPLLPVLAVSIVATGMIALLQSALPLDLVRGGLDRPALSEAWSGGLIALQLGLLVLLQWPVGNWVAQHSLRFGLGVGLVSFSGGCVLLAGSALWTGGVGLIVLAVLPMAFAEAAFLPTAAEAMVEETPLQHRGLAMALFSQCFAISATGAPLLAGALLDHQGHGLLLWLLMAMVCLLVLPLLQAVRPRYRVSPEQP
- a CDS encoding alpha/beta hydrolase, with protein sequence MGLVVSLLVAASPLRPLRAAEQLQVQLDGMVIPLQIDELVAWGRSGGVSNSELGIWLNLLEPDSREGVLELLRAPLINDRSMARQLLGSWAGRRLLDEVADIVRVDDDSAGDTLLNTLESLLNRQEQVSSLDLLEALPASHVRLDLDALLQAAGHWRQQLQRQQQLVRRLAGEARDQAAASPALAASSADSSAALVAREPEIQLLPVNHRERPLRLQLWRPQPGAPAHSTWLVWMPGLGGSPDHFRWLGRALSRRGWSVLVLEHPGSDAEAVKALLDGRRPPPGAEVIPDRLRDLEAVLAARRSGTIALPGEQLVLGGHSLGALTALLGAGARPRSGLDRRCATALDDLPLSNLSRLLQCQLTEVALPSPPAETTPPADLVGLIGMNSFGSLLWPRNRPLQLPVPVLFSGGSLDLITPPQSEQLGLMLALAPHPASRAVVVDGASHFSPVRVEGQAGEGQGEDLFRLGKELVGVQPLQVQALLEDEIVVFLEQLEGSRPEAAAAQTSTLHRRIGDLQLHRLNPEAASRLLVE
- a CDS encoding ABC transporter permease, producing the protein MARARELLRYSATRLALAPVMLWLIASLVFLLLRVAPGDPVDAVLGSRAPAAAKALLRERLGLDQPLSHQYLDFLNGLLHGDLGRALINQEPVGEIIRHALPASLELSLTALLVAALSGLAVGFSGIARPEGKLDLAGRFYGIGTYALPPFWVAMLVQLLFAVILGWLPVGGRFPPSLVPPDGSGFLILDSLRSGDWPALQGALRHLVLPACTLGLLLSGIFTNALRLNLRRALRSDYVEAARSRGLSETQVVLRHALPNALLPVLTIAGITVASLIGGALLIEVTFSWPGIALRLQESINQRDYPVVQGIVVVVAALVVMVSVLVDLLVALLDPRVRY